A genomic stretch from Leeia speluncae includes:
- the glyA gene encoding serine hydroxymethyltransferase, with protein sequence MSANDTQFFFQRSLTDADPLIASLLSQESSRQLDQIGLIASENLVSQAVIEAQSSIVANKYAEGYPGKRYYAGCRFADELEEIAIARANALFGSQFANVQPHSGAQANSAVMLALLQPGDTVLGMSLNAGGHLTHGARVTLSGKWFHAVHYGVRTDTCEIDYEEVAKLAFEHRPRLIIAGSSAYPRKIDWAKFREIADAVGAYLMVDMAHIAGLVAAGLHESPLPHAHIVTSASHQTLRGPRGGFILSNEEEIARQINAAVFPGIQGGPMMHVIAGKAVAFAEAATPAFKAYAEAVLENARAMGEVLQEGGVDLVTKGTDNHLLLVDLRPKGLWGNEAEVALERVGITCNKNGIPFDTAPPKIASGIRLGTPMGTSRGFGVREFQRIGELVLAVLAGLQIDSRGHTDTERRVRDEVAALCRRFPMYTS encoded by the coding sequence GTGTCAGCCAACGATACGCAATTTTTTTTTCAGCGATCTTTAACTGATGCAGATCCCCTGATTGCCTCTCTGTTATCTCAAGAGTCTTCTCGGCAATTAGATCAAATTGGTTTAATTGCATCTGAAAATTTAGTTTCGCAAGCCGTTATAGAGGCTCAATCGTCGATCGTCGCCAATAAGTATGCTGAGGGGTATCCCGGTAAGCGTTATTACGCGGGTTGTCGTTTTGCCGATGAATTAGAAGAAATCGCGATTGCTCGTGCCAATGCATTATTTGGTAGCCAATTTGCGAATGTACAACCTCATTCGGGCGCTCAGGCAAATAGTGCTGTCATGCTCGCCTTGTTGCAGCCGGGTGATACGGTGCTTGGCATGTCGCTTAATGCTGGTGGGCACTTGACCCATGGTGCAAGGGTGACGCTTTCTGGAAAATGGTTTCATGCGGTGCATTACGGTGTACGAACCGATACGTGCGAAATTGATTACGAAGAAGTTGCTAAGCTTGCTTTTGAGCATCGCCCACGGTTAATCATTGCAGGCTCCTCTGCGTACCCTAGAAAAATTGATTGGGCGAAGTTTAGAGAGATTGCCGATGCGGTCGGCGCCTATCTAATGGTCGATATGGCGCATATTGCTGGGTTAGTAGCTGCTGGATTGCACGAAAGCCCGCTGCCTCATGCGCATATTGTCACCTCAGCCTCGCATCAAACCTTGAGAGGGCCAAGGGGCGGCTTTATTCTTTCTAACGAAGAAGAAATTGCGCGTCAAATTAATGCTGCCGTCTTCCCTGGGATTCAAGGCGGGCCGATGATGCATGTGATTGCAGGTAAGGCCGTGGCGTTTGCAGAAGCTGCGACGCCAGCCTTTAAGGCATATGCAGAAGCAGTATTAGAAAATGCACGCGCAATGGGGGAAGTGCTACAAGAGGGTGGAGTCGATTTAGTCACAAAGGGAACAGATAACCACCTGCTACTAGTTGATTTACGACCGAAAGGCTTGTGGGGCAATGAAGCGGAAGTTGCCCTTGAGCGCGTCGGTATTACTTGCAATAAAAATGGTATCCCATTTGATACCGCCCCGCCAAAAATCGCCTCTGGTATCCGTTTAGGCACCCCGATGGGGACTAGCCGTGGATTTGGGGTAAGAGAATTTCAACGTATCGGCGAATTAGTGCTTGCAGTCTTGGCAGGTCTACAAATTGATTCCCGAGGTCACACAGACACGGAAAGACGTGTCCGCGATGAAGTCGCTGCACTTTGTCGTCGTTTTCCAATGTATACGTCGTAA
- a CDS encoding dipeptidase has protein sequence MSNVFESSIVIDGLIIAKWGRDVFEDMRKGGLTAANCTVSVWEGFQGTVDNIAKMKKMVAENADLLTLVRSTDDILESKANNKTGVILGFQNAHAFEDNIGYIEAFWDMGVRVVQLCYNTQNLVGTGCYERDGGLSGFGREVIAEMNRLGMMVDLSHVGSKTSEEAILESKKPVCYSHCAPLGLKEHPRNKSDEELKFIADHGGFIGVTMFPPFLKRGIEATVDDYVEAMDYIINIVGEDCVGFGTDFTQGYDKGFFDWLTHDKGRYRRLTSFGRIKNPEGIETIGETPNLAEAMKRAGWNERKIQKVLGENWLRTFKDVWGS, from the coding sequence ATGTCTAACGTGTTTGAAAGCAGTATTGTTATTGATGGTCTAATCATTGCTAAATGGGGCCGTGATGTCTTTGAAGACATGCGTAAAGGTGGCCTGACCGCTGCAAACTGTACTGTATCTGTTTGGGAAGGTTTTCAAGGCACTGTCGATAATATCGCTAAGATGAAAAAAATGGTCGCTGAAAATGCTGACCTATTAACCTTGGTACGTAGCACTGATGACATCTTAGAATCTAAAGCCAACAACAAAACTGGCGTGATTCTAGGCTTCCAAAATGCACATGCCTTCGAAGATAACATTGGTTATATCGAAGCATTCTGGGATATGGGTGTACGTGTTGTTCAGCTTTGCTACAACACACAGAACTTAGTTGGTACAGGCTGTTACGAGCGTGACGGTGGTCTATCTGGTTTTGGCCGCGAAGTGATCGCTGAAATGAACCGCTTAGGCATGATGGTTGACCTATCTCACGTTGGAAGCAAAACGTCTGAAGAAGCGATTCTAGAATCTAAAAAGCCAGTGTGTTATTCACACTGTGCACCTCTCGGTTTGAAAGAGCACCCACGCAATAAGAGCGATGAAGAACTGAAATTCATTGCTGATCATGGTGGTTTTATTGGTGTCACCATGTTCCCTCCTTTCTTAAAACGCGGCATTGAAGCAACCGTTGATGATTATGTAGAGGCAATGGACTACATCATCAATATTGTTGGTGAAGACTGTGTTGGCTTTGGTACTGACTTTACACAAGGCTACGACAAAGGCTTCTTTGACTGGTTGACTCACGATAAAGGCCGCTACCGTCGTTTGACTAGTTTTGGTCGCATCAAAAACCCAGAAGGGATTGAGACTATTGGTGAAACGCCTAACCTAGCGGAAGCGATGAAACGCGCTGGCTGGAACGAACGCAAAATTCAGAAGGTACTTGGCGAAAACTGGCTTCGTACTTTCAAGGATGTCTGGGGAAGTTAA
- a CDS encoding glycine betaine ABC transporter substrate-binding protein, which translates to MRRLLGLTTVALAVLGANAAFAADKPEIKIGYVEGWADSVATTNVAANIIQTKLGYPVKLVPVAAGIMWGGVAKGDLDATLSAWLPVTHEAYYKQYKDKVTVVGTNYDGAKIGLIVPAYVTAKTIADLETQKDAFGNRIVGIDAGAGVMKTTEQAIKSYNLSLKLMPSSGPGMMAELSRSVAAQKAVAVTGWIPHYMFAKFKLKFLEDPKKVYGDDEHVDSVINPSLEKKAPDVVAFLKKFQWKGPEIGGVMLAVENGEKPAPAAEKWVKDHQARVGEWLK; encoded by the coding sequence ATGCGTAGGTTGTTGGGTTTGACTACAGTTGCGTTGGCTGTTTTAGGTGCTAACGCTGCTTTCGCAGCAGACAAACCAGAAATCAAAATCGGTTATGTTGAAGGTTGGGCAGATAGTGTTGCAACCACTAACGTAGCTGCAAACATCATTCAAACCAAACTAGGTTACCCAGTGAAACTAGTACCAGTTGCTGCTGGTATTATGTGGGGTGGTGTAGCTAAAGGTGATTTAGATGCTACCTTGTCTGCATGGTTGCCAGTTACCCACGAAGCTTACTACAAACAGTACAAAGACAAAGTGACTGTTGTTGGTACAAACTACGATGGCGCAAAAATTGGTTTGATCGTACCTGCTTACGTTACAGCAAAAACGATCGCTGATCTAGAAACACAAAAAGATGCATTCGGTAACCGTATTGTTGGTATTGATGCCGGTGCTGGTGTGATGAAAACTACCGAGCAAGCAATCAAATCATACAACTTAAGCCTAAAACTAATGCCTAGTTCTGGCCCAGGTATGATGGCTGAATTGAGCCGTTCTGTAGCTGCTCAAAAAGCTGTTGCGGTGACGGGGTGGATTCCTCACTACATGTTTGCTAAGTTCAAGCTAAAATTCTTGGAAGATCCGAAAAAAGTATATGGTGATGATGAACACGTTGATAGCGTGATCAACCCATCACTAGAAAAGAAAGCACCTGATGTGGTTGCATTCTTGAAGAAATTCCAGTGGAAAGGCCCAGAAATTGGTGGTGTGATGTTGGCTGTTGAGAACGGTGAAAAGCCAGCACCTGCTGCTGAAAAATGGGTGAAAGATCACCAAGCACGTGTTGGTGAGTGGTTGAAATAA
- a CDS encoding EAL domain-containing protein yields the protein MVIIDSTSITAYIPLMALGAFLSFYGVHLLDKKMRDSIGSIIDAFTNVHPRLSPAILETNLLAQDELEKLNKIILGLQQSNNQYQLVFGATPDCILLVNKSLEIVLANDAAADILGYQPEELQGQSVDLFLPEKMHASHRHLAQQFMNNPIAKGMGHRPILEVIAKDGHLVAVEISLNPLPAPNNDKIAVVIRDARQRSEYQNRIQHLLHYDTLTELPNRRLFEDRLNQAISRADKHQQQVNLVIIGLDGFKTINDVLGHEVGDQVLSTIAARLTDHLESHRTVARIGGDEFAIVSEDPNSPHVMPVLLERITAAVVKPIREAGQTLKLTASLGIATYPIDADNGRDLLKNADIALMQAKQAGRGKFNFYNSEISPEIKDKLEIDNQLRHALAKSECKVHYQPIVELESQKIVAAEALLRWNNSKLGQVPPDRFIPVAENNGLIRDLDQWTRRMAFSHAQFWAQDGKAIAVSVNVSAVDFEQTSLAHDIIQIIKNSELDPSMVSLEITESMLMKDPEHASDALQLLRNSGIKVAIDDFGTGYSCLAHLQTFPVNRLKIDRAFVSNMLKDANAKKIIAAIISLAHTLDMEVVAEGIETEPQRQELINMGCKLGQGYLFYAPMPADQFTELIAKQQQDADIDTAMH from the coding sequence ATGGTGATTATTGATTCTACATCTATTACCGCTTATATCCCATTAATGGCATTAGGTGCCTTTTTATCTTTTTATGGCGTCCATTTATTAGATAAAAAAATGCGGGATTCGATTGGCTCTATTATAGATGCCTTTACGAACGTTCACCCAAGGCTATCTCCTGCCATTTTAGAAACTAACTTATTAGCGCAAGACGAATTAGAAAAACTAAATAAGATTATTTTGGGTTTACAACAATCTAACAATCAATATCAGTTGGTATTTGGTGCAACACCCGATTGCATTTTATTAGTCAATAAATCATTAGAAATTGTGTTAGCCAATGATGCTGCCGCCGATATCCTTGGCTATCAGCCAGAAGAATTACAAGGTCAGTCCGTTGATTTATTTCTACCAGAAAAAATGCATGCTAGTCATCGCCACTTAGCGCAGCAATTCATGAACAACCCCATCGCCAAAGGAATGGGCCATCGACCCATCCTGGAAGTCATCGCTAAAGACGGTCATTTAGTTGCAGTTGAAATTTCACTGAATCCACTACCAGCACCTAACAATGACAAAATTGCGGTAGTGATTCGCGATGCAAGACAGCGTTCTGAATATCAAAACCGTATTCAACACTTATTGCATTACGACACATTGACTGAACTCCCAAATCGGCGACTTTTTGAAGATCGGCTTAACCAAGCCATTTCCAGAGCAGACAAGCATCAGCAACAAGTCAACTTAGTGATTATAGGGTTGGATGGTTTCAAAACCATCAACGATGTACTTGGCCATGAAGTCGGCGATCAAGTACTATCTACTATTGCCGCTCGTTTAACCGACCATCTTGAATCACATCGCACTGTTGCTAGAATTGGTGGCGACGAATTTGCCATTGTATCTGAAGACCCTAACTCGCCTCATGTGATGCCAGTGCTACTAGAACGTATTACTGCCGCCGTTGTAAAACCGATCCGTGAAGCAGGACAAACCCTCAAGTTGACTGCTTCACTAGGTATTGCCACTTACCCTATCGATGCAGACAATGGTAGAGATCTACTAAAAAATGCAGACATTGCACTAATGCAGGCTAAGCAAGCAGGACGTGGAAAATTCAACTTTTACAACTCAGAAATTAGCCCTGAAATAAAAGACAAATTAGAAATTGATAATCAACTTAGACACGCATTAGCCAAGTCCGAATGCAAAGTACACTATCAACCTATTGTTGAATTGGAATCTCAAAAAATTGTTGCCGCTGAAGCATTGCTCCGTTGGAACAACAGTAAACTTGGCCAAGTCCCTCCCGATCGCTTTATTCCTGTTGCTGAAAATAATGGTCTTATCCGAGATTTAGACCAGTGGACACGGCGCATGGCATTTAGTCATGCGCAATTCTGGGCACAAGATGGTAAGGCAATAGCTGTTTCTGTGAACGTATCAGCGGTTGACTTTGAACAAACGTCTTTAGCACACGATATCATTCAGATCATTAAAAATAGTGAATTAGACCCATCCATGGTCTCGCTTGAAATTACAGAGAGCATGCTAATGAAAGACCCCGAGCATGCATCAGACGCGTTACAACTGCTTAGAAATAGTGGCATCAAAGTGGCGATTGATGATTTTGGCACCGGCTACTCTTGCCTCGCGCACTTACAGACTTTTCCAGTCAACCGACTAAAAATTGATCGTGCTTTTGTTAGCAATATGCTGAAGGATGCCAATGCGAAGAAGATCATTGCCGCCATTATTTCTTTGGCGCATACGCTAGACATGGAAGTAGTAGCGGAAGGCATTGAAACTGAACCCCAACGACAAGAGTTAATCAATATGGGCTGTAAATTAGGTCAAGGCTACTTATTTTATGCGCCAATGCCTGCAGATCAATTCACAGAGTTGATTGCCAAACAACAACAAGATGCGGACATAGATACTGCTATGCATTAA
- a CDS encoding DUF5943 domain-containing protein, with translation MQPQLPIDVDSETGVWSTNGLPMLYVPRHFFVNNHRAVETVMGQDEYAQILYDAGYRSAYFWCESEAKTHGLEGMAVFEHYLLRLSQRGWGLFSFISANAETGDAQIRLDHSAFVLAQGTAGIPKVPEKACYMFAGWFAGAMDWVGEHTGQSYKTVSAETQCAAEGFDYCVFTVQPK, from the coding sequence ATGCAGCCACAATTACCAATTGATGTAGATTCAGAAACAGGCGTTTGGTCCACGAACGGTTTGCCAATGCTCTACGTGCCACGTCACTTTTTCGTCAATAACCATCGCGCAGTAGAAACCGTGATGGGACAAGATGAATACGCACAGATTTTATACGATGCTGGTTATCGCTCTGCTTATTTCTGGTGTGAAAGCGAAGCAAAAACACATGGCCTAGAAGGCATGGCTGTATTTGAGCATTATTTGTTACGTCTATCTCAACGCGGTTGGGGTCTATTCTCTTTTATTAGCGCAAATGCTGAAACTGGCGATGCGCAAATTCGCTTGGACCATTCTGCATTTGTATTAGCGCAAGGCACAGCTGGTATTCCTAAGGTGCCAGAAAAAGCCTGTTATATGTTTGCAGGTTGGTTTGCAGGTGCGATGGACTGGGTGGGTGAGCACACTGGTCAATCTTACAAAACGGTGAGTGCCGAAACCCAATGTGCAGCAGAAGGTTTTGACTACTGCGTATTTACTGTTCAGCCGAAGTAA
- a CDS encoding NADH:flavin oxidoreductase, producing MRYPNLFAPITLNKLTIRNRVVSTAHAEVYAEPGGLPGDRYIRYYEEKAKGGLGLAICGGSSPVSIDSPQSWWKSVNLSTDKIIDPLNRLAEAMHRHGAKIMIQATHMGRRSSYYGEHWPHLVSPSGIREPVHRGNAKTIETEEIHRIIADFAQAARRVKAAGMDGIEVSAAHQHLIDQFWSPRTNFRNDEWGGSLENRMRFGLEVLKAVREEVGADFCVGLRMCGDEFHEDGLSHEMLKEIAQAMSETGLIDYISVVGSGADTHNTLANCMPPMALPPEPFVHLAHGIKTVSKVPVMHAQSIRDPNQAERILANGWVDMVGMTRAHIADPYLVTKIRDGREDQIKQCVGANYCIDRQYHGQDVLCIQNAATSREATMPHQFEKAPQKRKVVVVGAGPSGLEAARVARERGHDVVLFEKSDQVGGQINLAAKAPQREQMAGIVRWFDLETKRLGVDRRFGVAATKEMIMAEQPDIVVLATGGRPFSEQVPGWGVAEGLAVTSWDILSGKVAPAENVLVYDSMSTHAGFGTADFIANRGSKVEIVTPDVKVGDDTGGTTFPIFYRRMYANGIIPTPNYWLDKVYEEDGKKIAVLRNEYTEALEERAVDQVIIENGITPNDELYWEMKDSSVNKGQTDVHALFASKPQPSLQEQLGNGKFLLFRVGDCISMHNVHGAIYDALRLVKDF from the coding sequence ATGCGTTATCCAAATCTTTTTGCACCGATCACACTCAATAAATTAACGATTCGTAACCGTGTTGTGAGTACAGCTCACGCCGAAGTATACGCAGAACCAGGTGGCTTACCTGGTGATCGCTATATTCGTTATTACGAAGAAAAAGCGAAAGGTGGTTTGGGTCTAGCCATTTGTGGTGGTTCTAGCCCTGTGTCTATCGATAGCCCGCAGAGCTGGTGGAAGTCTGTGAACTTATCGACAGATAAAATTATTGATCCACTGAATCGTTTGGCGGAAGCAATGCACCGCCACGGCGCAAAGATCATGATTCAGGCAACTCACATGGGCCGCCGCTCTAGCTACTATGGTGAACACTGGCCTCACCTAGTTAGCCCATCTGGCATCCGTGAACCGGTGCACCGCGGTAACGCAAAGACCATTGAAACAGAAGAAATTCATCGCATTATTGCCGATTTTGCACAGGCTGCTCGCCGTGTAAAAGCCGCAGGTATGGATGGTATCGAAGTATCTGCAGCTCACCAGCATTTGATCGATCAATTCTGGAGCCCGCGTACCAACTTCCGTAATGACGAATGGGGTGGTAGCTTAGAAAACCGCATGCGTTTTGGCTTGGAAGTACTGAAAGCGGTACGTGAAGAGGTTGGCGCAGACTTCTGCGTTGGCTTACGTATGTGTGGTGATGAATTCCATGAAGATGGTTTGTCACACGAAATGCTAAAAGAAATCGCACAAGCGATGTCTGAAACCGGCCTGATCGACTATATCTCTGTTGTGGGTTCAGGTGCTGATACGCACAACACCTTAGCTAACTGTATGCCACCAATGGCATTGCCACCAGAGCCATTTGTGCATTTGGCTCACGGCATCAAAACAGTGTCTAAAGTGCCTGTAATGCATGCGCAAAGTATTCGTGACCCTAACCAAGCTGAGCGTATCTTGGCAAATGGTTGGGTGGATATGGTGGGGATGACCCGTGCGCATATTGCGGACCCATACTTGGTCACCAAAATTCGTGATGGCCGTGAAGATCAGATCAAACAGTGTGTGGGTGCAAACTACTGTATTGACCGTCAGTACCATGGTCAAGACGTATTGTGTATTCAAAACGCGGCTACTAGCCGTGAAGCAACCATGCCACATCAGTTTGAAAAAGCACCTCAAAAACGCAAAGTGGTAGTGGTTGGTGCAGGCCCATCTGGCCTTGAGGCTGCTCGTGTTGCACGTGAGCGTGGTCACGATGTGGTGTTGTTCGAGAAAAGCGATCAGGTTGGTGGCCAGATTAATTTGGCAGCTAAAGCACCTCAACGTGAACAGATGGCCGGTATTGTTCGCTGGTTCGATCTAGAAACGAAGCGCTTAGGTGTGGATCGTCGTTTCGGCGTGGCTGCGACTAAAGAAATGATTATGGCTGAACAGCCAGATATCGTTGTGCTAGCTACTGGTGGACGTCCATTCTCTGAGCAAGTGCCAGGCTGGGGTGTTGCTGAAGGTTTGGCTGTGACTAGCTGGGATATTCTGTCAGGCAAAGTGGCGCCTGCAGAAAACGTTCTTGTGTATGACTCAATGAGTACACACGCTGGTTTCGGTACGGCAGACTTTATTGCTAACCGCGGTAGCAAGGTTGAAATCGTTACACCTGACGTCAAAGTGGGTGATGACACCGGTGGTACCACCTTCCCAATCTTCTATCGCCGTATGTACGCAAACGGCATCATTCCTACACCTAACTACTGGTTAGACAAAGTGTATGAAGAAGACGGTAAGAAAATTGCTGTGCTTCGTAATGAGTATACAGAGGCATTAGAAGAGCGCGCAGTGGATCAGGTCATCATTGAAAACGGTATTACACCGAATGATGAACTGTACTGGGAAATGAAAGATTCGTCTGTCAATAAAGGTCAGACGGATGTTCATGCCTTGTTCGCTTCTAAGCCACAGCCATCTCTGCAAGAGCAGTTAGGTAACGGTAAGTTCCTATTGTTCCGTGTGGGTGATTGTATCTCTATGCACAATGTCCACGGTGCGATCTACGACGCGCTGAGGCTAGTGAAGGACTTCTAA
- a CDS encoding (Fe-S)-binding protein produces MVSFAHILTGLFWLTMVVLALGLAKRSAYWRQGQEAAFSWVSLLTVPKRYFVDLHHVVAREPYIARVHVATAGGAVAVLGLVALNYGLMLYQTWLDYVILFFALVMLAGSIAVWQRRRNAPSRLSKGAWSRLPVSLIAFSLGTAVLMITHATASVYVIAALAMVGVLLGAIEFARGIGAGGPMKHAIAGLLHLAFHPRQDRFDGKRSTDLKPLNLEKGEFGVAKPSDITWNRLLSFDACVQCGKCEANCPAFAAGQPLNPKKLIQDMVVGMVGGSDASFAGSPYPGKPVGQHSGAPDQPIIGQLVDADTIWSCTTCRACVQECPMLIEHVDTIVNIRRNITLTTGDVPNKGAEALENLRTTDTVGGYPVEVRYNWSIDLDVPVLQPGQQTDWLLVAGEGAFDMRYQRALRALVKVLKHAGVQFAVLGSAEKDCGDLARRLGDEAGFQRLAKENIALLKNLKFKRIVTPDPHVFHCLKNEYPAFGGEFEVHHHSQVIQSLMKDDRLRLKASATAMPDFTYHDPCYLGRYNGETDAPRNVLKGIGIKVVEMERSGMKARCCGWGGGSAFTDIPGEARISDMRMQDVKSTGAAKVAVACPNCTAMLEGVVGDRPDVVELAELVAERLAD; encoded by the coding sequence ATGGTCTCTTTTGCTCATATTTTGACAGGGCTGTTCTGGCTGACCATGGTAGTGCTGGCGCTTGGCTTGGCTAAGCGTTCGGCCTACTGGCGCCAAGGGCAAGAAGCGGCATTCTCTTGGGTGTCGCTACTAACCGTGCCAAAAAGATATTTTGTCGATTTACATCACGTGGTGGCTCGCGAGCCATATATTGCTAGAGTCCACGTAGCGACTGCCGGGGGGGCGGTTGCTGTGTTGGGTCTAGTTGCGTTGAATTACGGTTTGATGCTGTATCAAACCTGGCTCGACTACGTGATTCTTTTCTTTGCACTAGTCATGCTTGCTGGTTCGATTGCAGTATGGCAACGTCGCCGCAATGCACCTTCTCGTTTATCGAAAGGGGCATGGAGCCGTCTACCTGTTAGCCTAATTGCTTTTTCATTAGGTACAGCGGTATTGATGATTACGCATGCAACAGCATCTGTATACGTGATTGCTGCGTTGGCGATGGTGGGTGTGTTACTAGGGGCGATTGAGTTTGCGCGTGGTATTGGCGCAGGCGGCCCAATGAAGCACGCCATTGCTGGTTTGTTGCACTTAGCTTTCCACCCTCGCCAAGACCGTTTTGACGGTAAGCGTTCTACTGACTTAAAACCATTGAACCTTGAAAAAGGGGAGTTTGGTGTAGCGAAGCCTTCTGACATTACTTGGAATCGTTTGTTGTCTTTCGATGCGTGTGTGCAATGTGGTAAGTGTGAGGCTAATTGCCCTGCGTTTGCTGCTGGTCAGCCACTGAATCCGAAAAAACTGATTCAAGACATGGTGGTTGGTATGGTGGGTGGCTCAGACGCTTCGTTTGCAGGTAGCCCATATCCAGGTAAGCCAGTCGGTCAACATAGCGGTGCACCTGATCAGCCAATTATTGGCCAATTGGTCGATGCCGATACGATCTGGTCTTGTACGACTTGCCGTGCTTGTGTGCAAGAGTGCCCGATGCTGATTGAGCATGTGGATACCATTGTTAACATTCGTCGCAACATTACGCTAACGACTGGTGATGTGCCAAACAAAGGTGCTGAGGCGCTAGAAAACCTGCGTACGACAGATACCGTTGGTGGTTATCCTGTAGAAGTGCGTTACAACTGGTCAATCGACCTAGATGTGCCAGTGCTACAACCTGGCCAGCAAACCGATTGGTTACTTGTTGCTGGTGAGGGTGCATTTGACATGCGCTACCAACGTGCGCTTCGTGCCTTGGTTAAAGTGTTGAAGCATGCGGGTGTGCAATTCGCTGTATTGGGATCTGCTGAAAAAGATTGTGGCGATTTAGCAAGACGCTTGGGTGATGAAGCTGGTTTCCAACGTTTGGCAAAAGAAAACATTGCCTTACTGAAGAACTTGAAATTCAAACGCATTGTGACGCCAGATCCACACGTATTCCATTGTTTAAAGAATGAATACCCAGCATTTGGTGGTGAGTTTGAAGTGCATCACCACAGCCAAGTGATTCAATCTTTAATGAAGGATGACCGTCTACGTCTGAAGGCATCTGCCACTGCAATGCCAGACTTTACGTACCATGATCCATGTTACTTAGGTCGCTACAACGGCGAAACCGATGCGCCACGTAATGTGTTGAAAGGCATTGGCATCAAAGTAGTGGAAATGGAACGTTCTGGCATGAAGGCGCGTTGCTGCGGATGGGGTGGTGGTTCTGCATTTACCGATATCCCTGGTGAAGCTCGTATCTCTGACATGCGTATGCAAGATGTGAAATCGACTGGCGCAGCAAAAGTAGCCGTTGCATGTCCAAACTGTACAGCCATGCTGGAAGGTGTGGTGGGTGACCGTCCGGACGTGGTCGAGTTGGCAGAACTTGTCGCAGAACGCTTGGCAGATTAA